One genomic window of Quercus lobata isolate SW786 chromosome 9, ValleyOak3.0 Primary Assembly, whole genome shotgun sequence includes the following:
- the LOC115961562 gene encoding uncharacterized protein LOC115961562: MATTNNAQEDDSPRSTALERQVQTLMTAVERLTKKNHDLEEQLRQRDVGPNPQEQNQEGDSAERREQEKHEGSNAPSRPEQQNVSLLSLMDFAPPPIVAEMQAMKEQMEVMMNALKGRVSSDLDDLVNRTDSPFTAFVNSFPLPQKLWMSQFESYDGVKDPLDHLETFKTLMHLQGVPDEIMCRAFLTTLKGPARVWFSRLTPNSINTFKELSALFTSHFIGEHRYKKSTACLMNIKQREDETLRAYITRFNKEALSIYEADDKILVAAFTSGLRKGKFLFSLYKNDPKTMTNVLYKATKYMNAEDALLAREERPKKRERQEDTRQDRGRKVAKTGDRRDEKRSRPPTGRFTNFTPLTAPIDQVLMQIKDEGALTFPGKLKGDPNKRPKDKYCRFHRDHGHDTANCYDLKQQIEALIRQGKLQRFVSRERTDTSEEQAPRRENDRPRPPIGDIRMIVGGTTAAGSSKKARKTYLRMVHSVQLTGSVPKMPRIDNPVINFSEDDAWRLHHPHDDALVVSLQVGDYNMHRVLVDNGSSADILYYPAF, encoded by the coding sequence aTGGCTACCACCAACAACGCTCAGGAAGACGACTCACCGAGATCTACTGCGTTAGAAAGGCAGGTCCAGACTCTCATGACAGCAGTAGAACGACTCACAAAGAAGAACCACGATCTGGAGGAGCAGCTACGACAAAGGGATGTAGGACCCAACcctcaggagcaaaaccagGAAGGTGACAGTGCCGAGCGAAGGGAGCAAGAGAAGCATGAGGGCAGCAATGCCCCAAGCCGACCAGAGCAGCAAAACGTGAGCCTTCTGTCTCTCATGGATTTTGCCCCCCCACCAATCGTCGCTGaaatgcaggcgatgaaggagcagatggagGTCATGATGAACGCACTCAAAGGGCGAGTATCTTCTGATCTCGACGACCTAGTGAACAGGACAGATTCACCATTCACCGCGTTCGTGAACTCATTCCCCCTGCCACAAAAGTTATGGATGTCGCAGTTCGAAAGTTATGACGGGGTTAAGGATCCACTCGATCatctagagaccttcaagaccttgatgcaccttcagggcgTACCAGAtgagatcatgtgtagggcGTTCCTGACCACGCTGAAAGGGCCTGCGAGGGTCTGGTTCAGTAGGCTGACACCAAACTCCATCAATACTTTCAAAGAGTTGAGCGCCCTGTTCACCTCACACTTCATAGGCGAACATCGATACAAAAAGTCCACAGCTTGCTTAATGAACATCAAGCAACGAGAAGACGAGACGCTGCGAGCCTACATAACTCGTTTCAACAAAGAAGCCCTGTCGATTTACGAAGCTGACGACAAAATACTCGTAGCCGCGTTCACTAGCGGGTTACGGAAGGGTAAGTTCTTGTTTTCCTTATACAAGAATGACCCAAAGACCATGACGAACGTCCTCTACAAGGCTACCAAatacatgaatgcagaagatgcattGCTGGCCCGCGAGGAAAGGCCTAAGAAGAGGGAAAGGCAGGAAGACACGAGACAAGACAGGGGGCGAAAGGTCGCTAAAACCGGGGATCGACGTGATGAAAAGCGCTCCAGACCCCCCACTGGAAGGTTCACCAATTTCACCCCGTTAACCGCACCAATCGATCAAGTAttgatgcaaatcaaagatgaaggaGCATTGACTTTTCCTGGAAAGTTGAAGGGAGACCCCAACAAAAGACCGAAAGACAAGTATTGTCGCTTTCATCGAGACCACGGTCACGACACAGCTAACTGCTATGACCtgaagcagcagattgaggccctaATCAGGCAAGGGAAACTACAGAGGTTCGTCAGCAGGGAAAGAACTGATACGTCGGAAGAACAAGCTCCACGAAGGGAGAACGACCGCCCGAGACCACCCATAGGAGACATACGAATGATAGTAGGGGGCACAACTGCAGCAGGATCCTCCAAGAAAGCCCGAAAGACCTACCTCAGGATGGTCCATAGCGTCCAACTCACAGGATCAGTACCAAAGATGCCGCGGATAGATAATCCAGTCATAAACTTTTCAGAGGATGACGCTTGGAGACTTCACCATCCTCATGACGACGCGCTAGTAGTCAGCCTGCAGGTTGGGGATTATAATATGCACCGGGTCCTtgtcgacaacggcagctcagCGGACATCCTATACTATCCAGCATTCTAG
- the LOC115961563 gene encoding uncharacterized protein LOC115961563: MANAKVFQVVASYDIWIWHAFFGLLGSNNDINVLERSHVFNELAERRAPVVHYSINGHDYTMGYYLANGIYPKWATFVKTIPAPQGQKYKLFAAAQEVCRKDVELAFGVLQARFAIVYGLARFFHLKTLQKIMKACIILHNMIVEDERDDNEMVDLDYEQNDGV, encoded by the exons ATGGCGAACGCCAAGGTTTTCCAG GTAGTAGCATCATATGATATTTGGATATGGCATGCATTTTTTGGGTTACTTGGGTCAAATAATGACATTAATGTATTAGAGCGATCTCATGTATTTAATGAACTTGCTGAAAGACGTGCTCCTGTAGTACATTACTCAATTAATGGTCATGACTACACAATGGGATATTACCTTGCTAATGGCATATATCCAAAGTGGGCAACATTTGTGAAAACAATCCCAGCTCCACAAGGAcagaaatataaattatttgcaGCAGCCCAAGAGGTGTGTAGGAAGGATGTTGAGCTTGCATTTGGAGTGCTTCAAGCACGTTTTGCAATTGTCTATGGACTTGCACGATTTTTCCATCTTAAAACACTTCAAAAGATCATGAAAGCGTGCATAATTCTCCATAACATGATTGTTGAAGATGAGCGAGATGATAATGAAATGGTAGACTTGGATTATGAACAAAATGATGGAGTGTGA
- the LOC115961564 gene encoding uncharacterized protein LOC115961564, whose amino-acid sequence MNHYLFRKFLLDDSDEDEIIEELVMETSQPKRCSIQRNHLVGHERLFLDYFAPTPIYLPALFRRRFQMKRSLFLRIQSKVEAQDSYFVQKRNNAKKIGLSSLQKRTVAHRMLVYGVSGDLIDEYVWIGETTALESLKKFVTAVIDVFYEE is encoded by the coding sequence ATGAATCACTATTTGTTTCGTAAGTTCCTTCTTGATGACTCAGATGAAGATGAGATAATCGAAGAACTTGTTATGGAAACATCACAACCTAAACGTTGTTCTATCCAACGTAATCATTTGGTAGGCCATGAGAGgctttttcttgattattttgcTCCCACACCAATATATCTACCCGCTTTATTTCGTAGGAGATTTCAGATGAAGCGTTCTCTTTTTCTCCGTATTCAATCTAAGGTAGAAGCTCAAGACTCTTACTttgtccaaaaaagaaataatgccaaaaaaattgGTTTATCTTCATTACAAAAGAGAACTGTTGCACATAGAATGCTTGTGTATGGAGTATCTGGTGATTTGATAGATGAATATGTGTGGATTGGAGAAACTACTGCAttagaaagtttgaaaaaatttgttactGCGGTAATTGATGTTTTCTATGAGGAATAG